Within Sebastes fasciatus isolate fSebFas1 chromosome 19, fSebFas1.pri, whole genome shotgun sequence, the genomic segment taagatatatatatttttaataattactTATATATTCTAACATGAAGGCCTCGTATTTGATCATTTAATGAGAAGCAGACCTGCTCCAGCAGAGAGTCCTGCTGGTGGAGCAGTCGGAGCTCCTCTTCCAGATCGCCCAGCTCCACTTCTgtctcgtcttcttcttctctagtTAAAGATGAAGCTGACACACAGGGAgacccttcctctcctctctcctcttcttcttcatctgagTCCTCCTCTCCTTGCACCTTTTTCTCCAGCTGCTCCAATAAACTTGCGGCTCCCTCCTGCTCCGTGGTCTGGAACctgtttgaaaataaaaaaagtagatATAGTCCTTTAAAATTAAACAATCAGTGGCTAATCAGAACATTCTGGGGCTGTTGCTCTGTCATTAACTTAGCTGTGGTTTCAGGTTTAAGACAGGTTTAAATCTGTGCTGTCTGGTTTAATGTCACATGAACACTTAAACCCCATTGCTGTGTCActataaagcaagtatatttgtccactcccatgttgataagagtattattattatagtattactatagacaaatctccctttaaggtacattttgaacagataaaaaatgtgcgattaattgtgattaactacaaacaatcatgcaattaatcgattgacagtcctagtttttACATCTGAAAAGAACGTTTTTTCTCTTTACTTTTGTCTAAGTCTAGACTTGGTCTTGAATCAAACTAAAACCCGGCTTTTGTACCTCTGTTCCCTCAGAAGCCGGTATCGCTCCAGGGTGGCACGGCTGTACCGCAGCTTCTTCTCTGGGGTTTCCTCTGGCAGTATGGCGGGCATGGCGGGTGGAGGGCGGTAGAGATAGGCCGCCAGACGCTGCTGGACCTTCTGGACCTGCTGAGCCTGAGCGCGCAACTGAGACACCAGGCAGACCTTGGAGTCCCGCAGCGCCACGATCCGTCTATTCATCTCAGTCTGCTTCTCACGCATCTGTTGGGAGTCGTTAAATGAATCTGCTATGTATGCAACCATCATTCATTAATCTATTGTAttagcatatacagtatgtgtgtgtttgtgtgtacatttTTCTCCAGGCCTGTCCGCTCTGCTCTCTTCGTCTCAACGCTCATCCTCAGGTGTTTCGGCACCATGAAGTCTTTGGCTGACTTCAGTTTTAAGTCTCCGATGTTCTCTTTGGCTTCGCAGATGGCCTGCACATCCAGCGGATCCTCGCAGTCCTCCTGTGGCTTCTCTGCGTAACTGAGATACCAACAAGCCGTCACAGTTTTGCACCAGCACCGCCATAGTTACATCAATCTGGCAATGCATTTTTTAATGGATTTCATGGAAACACCATGACCATAAaacaaaatctgaaaatgtaaaCGTAAATCTAATTTGATCCCAGAGGACTAGGGTGATGTTGTTGAACATGACACTCACAGCTGGGCCCATTCCTGCTTCCTCTTCTCTATCTTGGCTCGAGCTTGTTCAGCTTTCTCTGCAGCCTTTTGGAGCCTCTCGACCTGCCGATCTCCCAGCTGTATCCTTGCTGGACGAGCCGGCTTGGGGAGCATTACCTCCTCCTCTGGAGAACACACACAGGTGGTCGGTCCAGCATGTCTTTGacaggtgaaacaaacacacaaacactttccTACCTTCTACTATGCTGCTGTCTATTGAATGATCTAATCTGGATTTCCTGCGTCCTAGTGCAAGATGTCCTTCTCCGTTGGTCCAGCTGGGTCTCTTCTGATGTCTGAGCGGGGATGAAGGCTCGGCGAGCGCCGGCAGACAGTAGGTGGAGATTCTGTGGTCGGTGCAAATGGCGACCACAGTGACCTTGGCCTCCAGAGAGTCCTTGaacctgaaaacaaacacaagatgTGAGGGTTTCATTCTGGAGGCTGGTGGTCTATTCCTCCTACCTACCTACAGGGGCAAAatctaaatgaaatgaaaagttcTTAGGATGGCAGTCCGGTGAAATATTTTAAACTTGTATGTAAATATTCAGTAAGTCCTCTCATTCTGTTGACTCCGAAGAAGGAATAAAACCTTTTTGTTCCATTCTTAAAAGAGTCAAACCCAATCAAAGttgggtccgtggcactctgtcagggggtccgcgaaagtatttgctataaattataaaattgtgctgtatcattaaaaagtacatatctaccgatagggaccatttgcaccaatagaACAAGCCTATTGtatccattactcccacccacgttagctttagaaactctgatatgattgtgacacatcacgtcaatctgtcatgaatcagtcacttcactcagggcgCAACAAACCGTTCCTGCTGCTACTTAGCTTAGCTggcgagcatggagaaatatttgagtcagtccatattgtcaagtgacgctaagcccaaactagctaaattgagaaaatatgacgacagttatATCGAGTTTGGTTTTATTGAGAACGGCGACAGGAGACCAAAATCCGTCACgtgtcttcaggtgctagcGAACGAAGCCGTGAGGCCAGCCAAGCTGGCCAAAacaaagtggtattaacatgattcaaattgaaatgtgtttctgtttatcactatcaaacaggtctgaagtatttaggttgaaaggTTTCAGAATACACATAGTTCCAATGACAAAAATGGTAGGGAGCAATATGCTTAATCGGTGatacgattatgagggggtccttggaaaatgttctcccctttaAGGGGTCTCTGGCCCCAAAAATTTGAGAACCTCTGCTCTATTAGAAATCCAGAGCATTATTATAACAACAAATAACTATTTGatgtgtaaagatatagaggagtaatgtctacctgagcagagaatgaagtccctcCCCCTCTATCtatgttgtaatcagagctgctttgttgacatagccgggccggccgcaaatgccttttagtgcaagttcgtgcatgtgagcgtgccccactggctcacTCAttgccgccactctgcactgctctcatacggcatttacagctgataacactgTCCCGACCGACGGCATCGTCGCTAAAGCgcagcgcccaccctccggttccccctgaGGTTAACAccgttttcactgttagcgttGTTGgctgcgagccgccggctcagccatcaccatgttgagagccgtgcggatgcaatagaaatgctcccaatctcacatttagcacctttaacttagTTTAAACGTGTAGTAACAAAACTAAATAACAAATACCAATATCAAACATCTAAATCAGCATTTTTTTAACCTAtctaatgatttgattaattacacgtctgtgtgtatgtgtgtgtgtgtgtgtgtgtgtgtgtgtgtgtttagtcagTACCAGTCCTGCAGTTTGCTGAGTGCTATGCTGCAGCGCTCCTCCTCCCAGTCCATCTGCTTTCTGACCTCCCTCACCCGCTGGGCCTTCACCCTCTCTACCTGCTCACTGAAACGCCAGTCCAGCTGCAGATCCTacacgtacaaacacacacacacacacaccacacacaccacacacataaCTGAGGTAACATTGTCCTGACATGCATTAATTTCCTTGAGACTTGTCCAAACCTTAATGAtagctgtttagctgtaaaatgagaaagtttgttacccggccgccatgttgagaacagtcgagccaaaaccaagcaccgccgacctgccggagcaaactttctcattttacagctaaacagtacactataagatgtttctgaaaacatttgaggagagaaataggcattatagtaacagaatctAGATTCATATTGTTAGTCATCCTGTGAGGACAGTTGGACAGAGGACAGGGGACAGGTGAGGGTCGTAGTGGAGGTCAGGGTCGACGGGGATAAGACGAACAGGCTCTTACGCACCACTGATGTCTCGCTTCTGGTGTGAATTCTGGGTGCGACTTTTAGTTTTATTGTAAAACTAAACCAGATACAGCAGCTGCAATGGCAAACCACATGAACTGTCAAACCACATGACAGTGGATGAcccaggtgagtgtgtgtgtgtgtgtaccgcAGGTGTCAGGCGAACATGCTCCAGCAGTCTCTGGTTGTCGTTCAGCAGCAGTTCAAACTTCTTCTGGAGCATAGCCAGCTTCTTCCGCTTCGCCACATTCTTCAGCTCGACCTCCCGACGCAGACGATCCTTCGCCAGCTTCTGGTTGGCCGTCTCTATGCTGGACGGGTGGTGGGGGCGGAGGTTAGGGAGTTAGATGAGATAGAACTTTAATGATTTTCTTGAGTAACACTGACACCTAAATATAGATGTACTGTAGCTAAATGTAAGATATTCCAATAAATTATAAGGAATAAAATACAGTCAATACAGTCTTCTAGTGTGGAGATACCTTTCATAAATAAGAAAAGTGACAGATACACAGAAGACAAGAATAGAgtgacagagaaaaagagattaTTAGATTATTCACACTCACCTGTAGGCTGCTGGGTCCTCAATGTCCTCGGCTAACGCCTCATTCTCAAGACCCACCTGTTAGAATAACATGTGAACAAGATTATATTACTTTTTCTTACTACCATCCATTTGGCCAATCTGCACCAAACCTCCCCAAAAAgtttaaaatgagcttgtaaTCTGGCTACAtttgaaacaatccggtcgtacacgTCGCCTCCCAACTCCAttctcgcatctcaagttgatgattggactgtaaacaatgagtaACATGACTTTGTCGTTCATAGATATATGCTGCATAAAGTGTGAATAAAATGTGCACTGACCCTGGGTGAAGGAACCTTGGCCCTCTTCCTCTGCAGGCCTTTCTGTAGCTCCTCTGGAGGAAGCAGGCTGAAGGAGAAGATGTTCCCGTCATCTCCCGCCGTCAGCACAAAGTGGTCGTCATGGCTACAGCGGATGTGCCGCAGGTGTCCATACTGGTTGTCGTGGACGCTGAGAGCCCAGTAGGCCTGCATGGAGGTGAGGCTGTGGTCGCCAGGCTGCAGAGGGTAAACCCTGATGAAGCCTGATTGCATGCCGCAGAACAGCAGTCGCCTGTCGGAGCTACACACCAAAACACCAGGAGGGAAACTTTATACAGGTAATAGTATTGTGGTTCCAATGTGAAGGAGGCTCTGAAGTTTACCTCCTAAAGAGTTccttaatttaattaattactgGCCTTATTTCACACTCTTTCTGCTACAGTGGGTATTTTAATTTTCTCTTGATAGATTTAAAGCGGCAGTGAATGATTTGTGGCCACGAGATGGCGGAAAAACTCCAAAACAATCTGGCAGTTTCACCCAGGtgcttttttttacacatcTAGCACATACAGAGCAACCACCtggtgaatgtaagtccaatattcactctccttttagctctgttttggtctaaACCAACTCCCTgtgaaaaatatctgtctctttctaGCTGTTTCTTCACCAGCTATTCAataactgtctgtctgctgtctggtTCTCTGTGGGTTCAGCACTTCAAGCAACATTTTCCCATTACATTCAGTCATTTGATCTTTGAATCATTGTTGatataaagaatattgattTGTTGGATTGTCCTCCGGCTACCTGAAGGTGACGGAGCGAATGGAGTCGTCGTCTGTGCTGTGGATAGGCAGGGAGTAAAAGGGCTCATCCTGCCGCTGGGCCGGATCCTGGTCCTGCTTCTCAGAGAACTTACAGTGATACAGGAAACCTGAGTCAAAGCCACCctgcaggagagagaaaagagagaaactcATTCAATCTTTAGAATAAGAATAAGTGAAGTTAAGATTACAAATCTGACCGAACATTTGAATACTTTTGGTATTGGACTGTATTGAGGTTCGATACTCAGCTGTGTTGAACCGTGGGTTTTACGTCAAGGTGAGAAAGTTGCCCCTTTTACACAGAGATTACGCAATACTGCCGTAAAGAAGTTCCGCCATTACGCCGGCTTTgcttttgtgtgagtgtgtgtgtgcgtgggtgtacCATGGAGAGCCAAAACTGGCCAGGCTGTGAGTAGAAGCCACAGTAGAGAGGACTTGGAGTCTCGGGGATGCAGATACGGGGcaactcttcctcttcctcctcctcctcttcttcctctggcTCTAAGTCCGGCTGATTTGATTCTTTCAACATCtttactctctctttcttcttcttatccTTTACAGCTTGACGTCTTGcgatttcctcctctctctgaaatacacaaacacgcgaatgaaaacacaaatggtCTAAAACTGACATGGAGTTGGTTATTTCCACTAAAATCATACAGATCCCCCTTTAAATAATGAAGGAAAGAAAAATACTTGGATAACACACAGCGAGTAATTCTGGTGTAtattataaacaaaacatatagTATGATGTTATACAGCCATAAAAGGGGACGTGTACAATTAAAACCCTACAAAACTAAAGCTAAGAAAGACAAAGCCCAGACCTTGATTCGAGATTTGATGCTCCTGAACCTGAAAGATCTGCTGGCCAGTTCAGGCAGCTGGAAGGATTTGGTCAGCCTCTCGGCCTCTGGATCAGGACTGTGCACCTCGACCACGTGACCGCTCTGACACAGAACAAGCAGCCTGCTTTCActctgagaaaaaaatcataaaagaaatCAGTTGAATCAAAAATGTTCCATCACAGAGATATTTGGACGCGAGTGGGTCGGAGACCAGACTTACGTGGGAATGAGGTGACCACTCCAGCGCCTGCACCGGCCCGGGAACTTGGACAAAGCCGATGGGGTTGTATTTTTCCTCGACACTGAAGAAGAACACAGTGCTGTCGGAGCTCTGAGCAGGAGGGTGGAGGTGAGAGGTCAGAAAGGTGAGACggataacaaaaaaaaggaaaaaaacaaaactatggaCTAATAAAGTGTCTATAGAAACTTCTCAAACACATCTCTACCAATGATCTTCAGTGctacagttttaaagctagagtgaagatactgacatcatatgaaactggaaaaacctaaggaatccattgataccaaccatgctatactagcttgtcgtgaatgaggtcaaataacgctccaaactcgcAGATAACgtgctaatggtgctaacagtgctaagagtgctaacagtgttaacttgGGGAGAAACCGGAGGGTGTTGCTCTGCGTCTGCGACGACACCGTGGGCTCGGTACGTCGTAAgaaagcagtgcagagcagtgcagtggggcatgctcacatgcacgaacatgcactaaaaggcacacgcggccggcccggctatgtcaacaaagcaaggagaagctctgattacaacacacacagagggagagtgacttcattctctgctcaggtagacatcactcctctatatctttacataacaaatagttgtttgatgctattttaatgctctggatatcatatagagcacctttaaagtaaacaagcatTTTGCCAAATTGCTATTTCCTTTGGCTCTCAGAGTGGAAAGCATTGTTTTCTTGGAAAACCTCTTACCCCCGTGGCTAAGATCTCTCCATTTCGTTCATAGGCAACAGCAGTTACGGGGCCATTATGGGGTTTGAAGGCCTGTTTGAGGCGCAGCTCGGCATCTCCTTTGGGGGTGCGCCCGGTGACTACATTCAGCCTCTGAGGGTCGTACAGCTCCAGTAAGCGGACCACCCCGTCCTCAAAGCCCGTCACCAGTAAACTCCCACTCTGGTTCACCTAAAGACAAAACACCAGAGCCTCAGAGGTCCTGTCAGTACACATCCCATGTGGTAGCATGATACATTTTCACACTTACCAAAGGTGGAGCCCAGCTAAGAGCAGTTCCTCCCTGATTGAAGCGACAGGTGGTCAGCTCTCTTTTGGCCAGGAAGTCAAAAACTCTGACTGAACCTGGAGAGCAGGGACAGACGCAGACAGAGTACCTGTTATAGTGTACGTGTATTTGCAAAGAACAGTATGTGTGCAGGTGTGGAAGTGCGCAACACTCACGGTCTAGCGCGGTCGTGGCCATCAGGTGGGATTTCCTGGACACCTCCATGCCCTGGATCGGCCCGGCGTGGAAGGAAAATAGGCACTCTGGATCAGGACTCTGCACACAGACGATACAGCAACTGTTATTTCACTGGGTGAGGACACTGTGTTATTCCAGTCATTTATTACAACATGTGATGATACAATATGGTTTGCAATGTATTTTCCATTAGAACTAGGACTATTGGTTATCACCATAACAAATATACAcctcaataaaaataaatgtaaccataCCTTTCTCCTGTTGGCTCACCTGTTTGTTCTACTTGATCGTTAATCGttaatcttatttctatatattgtatgtacccttgttaacaccttattttgaaaacgaTCCGGTCCATTGGAGTGTATTTACCCTCAACTGATTTGATCCAAACATTATaagtaataaaagaaaacaaagctaATTTTTTTAAGATAACAACATAATTAACTTGTGATCTCGAGATaacggcattaaaaaaaatgtttgaatcgTGTCCATTTAGGGCttcagttaataataataattatcattagtagtagtagttctacATAAATATTTCAATGTAAAATCAATGATTGTGTAAGGAACACTTTGTGCACATCTGTCAACCTCCCTGTGTAGAAGAATCAGAACAGTCTAGTTATATGGACTCTACCGTGATGTGAAGAGTTTTCTCTACATCCATCATAGATTGATAGAAGTGTTGGTAGTAGTGACACCGTAGCTGGCCAAGAATGGAGCACTTTGCATTATAGAATGTGTAACGTACACATAATGTCTCTATAAAAAATAAGTGTGAGAAACTCACCGTATAGGTGAATGAAAGATCCAGTTTCCAGATGGATCCGCTGGAATCCTACAAGACCACATAGTGGAGACATCAGGTTCTGATTGAGTAAAGGCCAAGTCATGTAATACAACAAATTGTTTTAGTTAGTGACCTTCGACCTTCCGCCCTCTGACCTGAGCAAAACAGATGAAGGAGTCAGGCACGGAGTTCTTCACCACAGAGGAGAGGCAGACGTTGTGTCCGACCATCAGCTCATTCATGGGCTCCAGCTCAaacctgctgctgccgctgctacTGTCGGCGGTGTCGATGCTCTCAAAATCCCAGCCCTGCAGAGGGCACAGGGTGTGGGGGTTACAAAGTCATACTGATTATAAGAAAGCAGTCAAAACATCATTTTGTGAAAACATCTGACGACAAATTTGACGTACATATTCTACAAGTGAATAATTTTGAGGCGGTGTTACTGTGAGTGTCTTACCCGGACCGCTCCATCAGAGCCAATTGTCATCAGCTGTCCGTCTTCCAGGGCAAACGGCTGGACCATCCCAGCGTGGCAGTTCCGTCCCTCTTTACGGCAAATCTCCACCTTGATGGCGTCCCCATCCCACAGCAGCAAGTTGCCCCAGTGTGAGCCGGACACCACCTGACAGGAGGAGACGAAGGGCGACGATAGTCAGAAGTAACTGTTTGTTCTCTTGAGTCTTACAGAGGattttttaaaccaaaataTTTTTAAGTTTGACCGTGCAAAAAGCAGTTCACAAAAACAACCAGTAGCTGTCCTGGAGCTTTCGATCGTATCACACACTCTTTATCAATAAATGCTCAAAAAAAGCGCCAGAACAGCTACTGGGTGAGATTGTTTTTATCAGAaacatatgaaataaaaaagaaaataatgattttCTGTATAATTTTACTTTTTCCAAACCTCTagtttcatacatttccaggttttcctgacatTTTGTACACAAACCCAACCTGTTAAAACAGCAGGACACAGACCTTTCCATCCGGAAGTTCCACGTAGCCCTCAATATCAGTCGCTGcagttttcccaaaatgtcccaTAAGCCCTTGCAATTTAACACCAGTGAATGTGCTGGCCATTTTCCAGAACctgacagagagacggagagaaggtAATATAAACATATTCAATATCAGTGTAAGGGAATAATTCATAGCAGTGCTTTAACAGGGTTACAGGGTTGAGGAGGATACAGTATACATGTCCTTTACTTGATGTGTCCAGATCCCGATGATGTGAGCAGTCCCGGGTTGTATGGGGAGAAGCTGACTCGGTAGACCTCCTGAGAAATGGCCTTGCACCTCAGCTTCACCTCCTCCTGCCTCCAGTTCCACAGCGTCAGCATGTAGTCGGGTTCGCTCCCCACGCTGGCCAGCAGACTCCCGTCACGGTTAAAGTCCACAAAGCTGTACGCCTGCTCCGTACCGCCTACAAGCATGAACATGGTCAtcaatacatttgaaaaaaaaggtatAACTCAATGCATCTTGGTCCCATTTACCTCTGAGGATGCGGAACGGTCGTAACGAGGGATATTCATATACGATGATGTTGGGCTGGTTTCCCTTCTCTGCTACAACAAAGTACTCCTTGCTGGGGTGggtctaaacacacacacacacacacacacacacacacacacacacacacacacacacagaaattaagacatttttaagcaaTATCAGTAGTGCATTTTTTCTCCACATAcatgtaaatacagtatatccctTAAATGGTTAAGgagtaaaaataaaacttttttatatatgtcgCTCTATAATAATAAAGCCATAAATGCCCgaaagataataaaaacaagaacCTTTACTTAAGGCGAGAAGCTACATGCAAAACATAGTTTTTCATGTTTGACTCTTCACTTACATGACATGCAGTTTGTCAGCCATCTTACCGTGATGGAGCCGATTCCTCCTCCACTGCAGGAGCGAAGGTATCTCTGCTCCTTGGTGGAAACGTCCAGCAGGACGAGCAGGTTGCCTGCTATGAAGATCAGGGTTCGGTCATCCAGCAGCTGCAGGTTCCCCCTGCGCCCACTGTCATAGCCAAAGGAGTGACTGAATGCAGGGGGAATTAAGGATCGAGATCATATTCACCCAAGATTTGCTTTAGATTACTTTATTATGTTCTCTCATCATACTTATTGACTGAGTATGAGGAGAGAACGATAGAGGAGAtcttttttcatttccaaaGAAGGATACGAGAGGTGCAGGAGGTTCTCAGGGATTTCAGAGTTGGGGGTGATGGACGGTCTGGAGTGAAGTTCCTCATACTTGTAGTTCCTTTCTACAGACAGCTGCCTTTTTGATCCCTCTTCAGCTTTCTGTTGCATCACTTAATTGTGAGGGAGGAAACATTTGAAGAGGTAAAACTCCAGCAGTGATTTAACTTGTGCatctgattttttattttacttttgcaTTTAAAGTCTAGTGACACTTCTATTGACATTTCATTCAAGCTTATCTCATATTTAAACtccaacttaaagggactgtttgtaagaatccgaaatggttaacagcgacacctgtggctgttaagtcaacgaaagtcagcgtcgggctcgcgcttgtggttgctctaaatagacatgaacgagcatcgctcaaaacagtaaTAGAAATACTCTGCTCTCTAGTTACCTTCAGGGTTTTCCTGTGAAGCTGTCTCTTCGCTCTCAGCCTCTTCACCTTCCGAAGGTGTGTTTTCTTCCGACATTTCCGctgttactgtaaaataaagAGCACAATTTATTATT encodes:
- the cfap44 gene encoding cilia- and flagella-associated protein 44 codes for the protein MSEENTTSVGEEAESEETASQEHTEVTAEMSEENTPSEGEEAESEETASQENPEVTAEMSEENTPSEGEEAESEETASQENPEVTAEMSEENTPSEGEEAESEETASQENPEVMQQKAEEGSKRQLSVERNYKYEELHSRPSITPNSEIPENLLHLSHSFGYDSGRRGNLQLLDDRTLIFIAGNLLVLLDVSTKEQRYLRSCSGGGIGSITTHPSKEYFVVAEKGNQPNIIVYEYPSLRPFRILRGGTEQAYSFVDFNRDGSLLASVGSEPDYMLTLWNWRQEEVKLRCKAISQEVYRVSFSPYNPGLLTSSGSGHIKFWKMASTFTGVKLQGLMGHFGKTAATDIEGYVELPDGKVVSGSHWGNLLLWDGDAIKVEICRKEGRNCHAGMVQPFALEDGQLMTIGSDGAVRGWDFESIDTADSSSGSSRFELEPMNELMVGHNVCLSSVVKNSVPDSFICFAQDSSGSIWKLDLSFTYTSPDPECLFSFHAGPIQGMEVSRKSHLMATTALDRSVRVFDFLAKRELTTCRFNQGGTALSWAPPLVNQSGSLLVTGFEDGVVRLLELYDPQRLNVVTGRTPKGDAELRLKQAFKPHNGPVTAVAYERNGEILATGSSDSTVFFFSVEEKYNPIGFVQVPGPVQALEWSPHSHSESRLLVLCQSGHVVEVHSPDPEAERLTKSFQLPELASRSFRFRSIKSRIKREEEIARRQAVKDKKKKERVKMLKESNQPDLEPEEEEEEEEEEELPRICIPETPSPLYCGFYSQPGQFWLSMGGFDSGFLYHCKFSEKQDQDPAQRQDEPFYSLPIHSTDDDSIRSVTFSSDRRLLFCGMQSGFIRVYPLQPGDHSLTSMQAYWALSVHDNQYGHLRHIRCSHDDHFVLTAGDDGNIFSFSLLPPEELQKGLQRKRAKVPSPRVGLENEALAEDIEDPAAYSIETANQKLAKDRLRREVELKNVAKRKKLAMLQKKFELLLNDNQRLLEHVRLTPADLQLDWRFSEQVERVKAQRVREVRKQMDWEEERCSIALSKLQDWFKDSLEAKVTVVAICTDHRISTYCLPALAEPSSPLRHQKRPSWTNGEGHLALGRRKSRLDHSIDSSIVEEEEVMLPKPARPARIQLGDRQVERLQKAAEKAEQARAKIEKRKQEWAQLYAEKPQEDCEDPLDVQAICEAKENIGDLKLKSAKDFMVPKHLRMSVETKRAERTGLEKNMREKQTEMNRRIVALRDSKVCLVSQLRAQAQQVQKVQQRLAAYLYRPPPAMPAILPEETPEKKLRYSRATLERYRLLREQRFQTTEQEGAASLLEQLEKKVQGEEDSDEEEEERGEEGSPCVSASSLTREEEDETEVELGDLEEELRLLHQQDSLLEQMESSVCQFDAELLLLRHQKLRLDWQLKMADLRQLTLHQELLLFKEFEIREESLQEKLDGHIEEEIRITSKLEESEELLELKRGDIAKLHEREKALTATFKASLGEDNKFEDFLTKVFKKKIKRVQKKEQTGNEEEEEDSDEDSDEDDDSDDDDYDSGSEEGGGALDKSVCPRGCNPELFENTLQLREHRLDLEELLVEEKKCAEALKKECDNLAKKEKAAESTLEAAEDELELVNREKQQKINQLDVVVPLRLHQIEYVIKGSVSSDLSPGLVLDMTELNRLQQRIKQLQVEKSQQRDLYCEARNHHVRLLLDRKDMDVNIQKLEKKCNQMMMVKFGRLVDLAVLQTLSGNIKLEELKQDKLLREAGYAKELKEWDLKVEEVRQAQMEVTRCNTERLFCMKSSLDQKMDLEHKLNAKQKKMGRQFQDYRRHVTQDEIPRLQGLLKTQSQQAEALRREIGLLSLKGGHVLPPCYAPRPPLAPLPTPASRTGQPGRPSKQLKVQNSTSRQEAN